From a single Cytophagales bacterium WSM2-2 genomic region:
- a CDS encoding oxidase produces MADNSFDVAVVGAGVLGAFHAYHAALQHKKVLLLEKDAYPQQATVRNFGQIVPSGMGGQWFDFGRRSLEIYQSIQKEFDISIRQNGSVYIASDESEVKLIHELHDLMIRRGYASELLTGPTCLDKWPTLNSAYCKEGLFFPAELSAEPELMIHRLIRFLQEKFELLHYYPKMTVVSCDYTNEKVELITTGTEKFYADKVIICNGAEFKLLFPQLFSQSGIVVSKLQMMKTVPLKTVSLPGNILTGLTIRRYESFHDCPSFESLKTPDHLKELKKWGVHILFKQATDGSVIIGDSHEYAPAMQVEDLNFEINDYINQLILTEAERIVSFDLKQLSSSWAGYYPQHNEKDIIEIDIEDKVHIRTAIGGKGMTSSAGYAEASIQKILHL; encoded by the coding sequence ATGGCTGATAACTCATTTGATGTAGCCGTGGTAGGTGCAGGTGTGCTTGGTGCTTTTCACGCATACCATGCTGCTCTTCAACACAAAAAAGTGTTGCTACTCGAAAAGGATGCCTACCCCCAGCAAGCCACAGTCAGAAATTTCGGGCAGATCGTCCCTTCCGGTATGGGCGGGCAATGGTTTGATTTTGGCAGACGAAGTCTCGAAATCTATCAATCTATTCAGAAGGAGTTCGATATAAGCATTCGTCAGAATGGATCTGTTTACATCGCTTCTGATGAGAGCGAAGTCAAACTCATACATGAGCTCCATGACCTGATGATCAGAAGAGGCTATGCTTCCGAGTTACTAACTGGCCCTACTTGTCTTGATAAATGGCCCACACTCAATTCAGCTTACTGCAAGGAAGGTCTTTTCTTTCCTGCAGAATTGAGCGCTGAACCTGAACTGATGATTCATAGACTGATTCGTTTTCTACAGGAGAAATTTGAATTGCTCCACTATTACCCAAAAATGACCGTAGTTTCTTGTGACTACACAAATGAGAAGGTTGAGTTGATCACAACAGGAACTGAAAAATTCTATGCAGACAAAGTGATCATATGTAATGGAGCCGAATTCAAGCTCTTGTTCCCACAGCTTTTCTCTCAGAGCGGAATTGTCGTAAGCAAGCTGCAGATGATGAAAACAGTTCCATTGAAGACGGTGTCTCTTCCCGGAAACATTCTGACCGGCCTCACAATACGCAGGTACGAATCTTTCCATGACTGTCCCTCCTTTGAATCTTTAAAAACGCCCGACCACCTCAAAGAACTGAAAAAGTGGGGAGTTCATATTCTATTCAAGCAAGCAACTGACGGGTCAGTGATCATAGGCGACTCCCACGAATATGCTCCCGCAATGCAAGTGGAAGATTTGAATTTCGAAATCAATGATTACATCAATCAACTTATTCTGACGGAAGCCGAGCGCATCGTCTCTTTTGACTTGAAGCAACTCTCTTCTTCATGGGCAGGCTACTATCCACAGCACAATGAAAAAGACATCATTGAGATAGACATCGAGGATAAAGTGCATATCCGTACCGCTATTGGCGGAAAGGGGATGACATCATCGGCAGGGTATGCAGAAGCGAGCATTCAGAAAATACTGCACCTGTGA
- a CDS encoding transcriptional regulator, whose amino-acid sequence MIDHEMTDAIAKKIREIRQQQGVTLSDLSKRTVLSKSLLSKIENGRTIPSLPVFMNLAKALNTNPSDFFEGTSLHGDKNFIHLKKSSYSTMKKEGRMGFEYNFILSQMLPGCRWQSYLLTVQPKSESKPTTTDGFEFKYMIHGRCDYHIGDEVITLEEGDSLYFDASKPHMPVNRSKGKVVMLVLYFIKTESN is encoded by the coding sequence ATGATTGACCATGAGATGACCGATGCCATCGCTAAAAAGATCAGGGAGATACGGCAGCAGCAAGGAGTCACTCTTTCTGATTTAAGCAAGCGAACGGTCCTTAGCAAAAGTCTGCTTTCTAAAATCGAGAATGGAAGAACCATCCCCTCGCTTCCTGTTTTTATGAATTTGGCGAAAGCGCTCAATACAAACCCCAGTGATTTCTTTGAAGGGACTTCCCTACATGGCGACAAGAATTTCATTCACTTGAAGAAAAGTAGCTACTCCACCATGAAAAAAGAAGGTCGCATGGGGTTTGAGTACAATTTTATCTTATCACAGATGCTTCCCGGATGCCGTTGGCAAAGCTATTTACTCACGGTCCAACCCAAATCAGAAAGTAAACCAACCACTACTGACGGATTTGAATTCAAATACATGATTCATGGCAGGTGCGATTACCATATAGGCGATGAAGTCATCACGCTAGAAGAGGGAGACTCGCTGTACTTCGATGCATCGAAGCCGCATATGCCGGTCAACCGAAGCAAAGGCAAAGTGGTGATGCTGGTGCTTTACTTTATCAAAACTGAAAGCAACTGA
- a CDS encoding SusC/RagA family TonB-linked outer membrane protein produces the protein MAQVSVTGVTSKVTSGRIISSEDNGPMPGVNVLVKGSTNGTVTDANGNFQITGAGPNDIIVVSFVGFLTQEIQVGDRSSLDLILAPDAKQLQEVVVTALGIEKDAAKLGYAQQKVQGADLTKAREPNPMNSLVGKVAGLTVGASSEMLGRPQLVLRGETNLLIVIDGVPVVSDTWNIPSDDIESYTVLKGPNAAALYGSRGQNGAIIITTKKGTRDKRGFSVDFNSSTMVDKGFLTLPDVQNAYGPGEYNSYKYGNDVFGQQGGYNQNDYDVWGPKFNGQLIPQYDSPVDPNTGIRQGTPWVARGVNNLQRFLQAGILSTNNIALSTSNDKYDLRVSYSHSYQRGIVETTQLNIANFNISSGYNITPKLRVETNINYNRQYTPNFPDVNYGPNSMIYNISIWGGADWDINDLKNYWLPGQVGVMERNYEYYRYNNPWFMAKEWTRGHYKTDVYGYVAVKYTINPWLKASVRTQITTWDMFRNEKFPYGATVYGREQRQGDYREDRRSLFENNTDVLLSINKDINADFNISGVVGGNLRTYTFNSMYGTTNYLNVPQVYNFGNSKNPVSIWNFTAPMQVGSAYYSFDFSYKNFITLSTTGRFDKFSTFYPGYNTGFYPSVSASTVISDYVKLPEVISFLKVRASYANVRNAFTQSTIGAAWSASGAGNPLQYGSTYSSVYDGPIYNSNTYTITKPYNNTGTAYYTTVQANTKLQPSSNSSVEGGLDMKFLENRISLGVTYFDAIKGPSIVAEQWSETSGFTGGLINGVKTEKKGWEIALSGTAVKSGDITWTTAVNWSTYVERYKEFYNGLTSVNGGFLNNIEGRNADNRISYKIGDRVDNLYGLKFFRSPDGQIIHDSNGQILTDNRKAQLLGHSNPDWVWSFINTVSYKNFSLNFQFDGRVGGVGIDYLYKKLLQGGRDISTIQGAYGEARLAEFNQNPNNDPNNIPKTYVGQGVVASGPLVLDGDGHATNLNSLTYTPNTVANSLQDYINRETGFDERTLIDKSFAKLRQVTLTYNLPQQFLRRSGIRQASVSLVGRNLLYFASRKDIDLDQFIGTSTSSQVLQSPTLRRYGVNINLTF, from the coding sequence ATGGCCCAGGTGTCCGTTACCGGTGTTACTTCTAAAGTCACTTCCGGAAGAATAATTTCTTCGGAAGATAATGGCCCAATGCCCGGTGTGAACGTCCTGGTGAAGGGCAGCACCAATGGTACTGTTACTGATGCTAATGGAAATTTTCAAATCACAGGAGCGGGACCTAATGACATTATTGTCGTTTCCTTTGTTGGTTTTCTGACGCAGGAAATTCAAGTGGGCGATCGGTCTTCACTTGATTTGATTCTTGCTCCGGATGCGAAACAATTGCAAGAAGTAGTTGTAACGGCATTGGGCATCGAGAAGGATGCTGCTAAACTCGGATATGCCCAGCAAAAAGTACAGGGCGCTGATTTGACCAAAGCTCGGGAGCCTAACCCCATGAACTCACTCGTTGGAAAGGTTGCAGGTCTTACTGTTGGTGCCTCATCCGAAATGCTCGGACGTCCGCAACTGGTGCTCCGTGGAGAGACGAATCTGTTAATCGTAATCGATGGTGTTCCGGTAGTATCTGATACCTGGAATATTCCTTCAGACGACATCGAATCATACACCGTATTGAAAGGACCTAACGCAGCTGCTCTCTATGGATCGCGTGGGCAAAACGGTGCCATCATTATCACTACTAAAAAAGGAACGCGCGACAAGAGAGGATTCAGCGTAGACTTCAATTCAAGTACAATGGTTGACAAAGGCTTCCTGACGCTTCCTGATGTACAAAATGCTTACGGCCCCGGAGAATACAACTCATATAAATATGGCAATGACGTTTTTGGTCAGCAGGGCGGATATAATCAAAACGACTATGATGTTTGGGGACCGAAATTCAATGGTCAGTTAATACCGCAGTATGACAGCCCGGTCGATCCGAATACAGGTATCAGACAAGGAACACCCTGGGTTGCGAGAGGTGTTAATAATCTGCAGCGTTTTTTGCAGGCCGGCATTCTCTCTACAAACAATATTGCCCTGAGCACTTCGAATGATAAGTATGATCTAAGGGTTTCATATTCACATTCTTACCAACGCGGTATAGTTGAAACCACACAGCTCAATATTGCCAATTTCAATATTTCCAGTGGGTACAACATCACTCCAAAGTTGAGAGTAGAGACAAATATCAACTACAACCGTCAATACACTCCCAATTTTCCTGATGTCAACTATGGCCCCAATAGTATGATCTATAACATATCGATCTGGGGTGGCGCAGACTGGGACATCAATGATTTAAAGAACTACTGGCTGCCCGGACAAGTAGGAGTGATGGAGCGCAATTATGAATACTATCGTTACAACAATCCCTGGTTCATGGCGAAAGAATGGACTCGCGGACATTATAAAACTGATGTCTATGGATATGTGGCAGTGAAGTACACTATCAATCCGTGGTTGAAAGCTTCTGTTCGCACACAGATCACCACATGGGATATGTTTCGCAATGAAAAATTTCCTTATGGTGCTACGGTATATGGACGCGAACAGCGCCAGGGCGACTATCGCGAAGACCGTAGGAGCCTGTTTGAAAATAATACGGATGTGTTGCTGAGCATTAACAAGGACATCAATGCCGATTTCAATATCAGTGGTGTGGTAGGCGGAAATCTGCGCACGTACACTTTTAATTCGATGTATGGTACAACCAACTACTTGAATGTTCCGCAAGTGTATAATTTTGGTAACTCCAAAAACCCGGTATCGATCTGGAATTTTACTGCTCCAATGCAGGTAGGAAGTGCATACTATTCTTTTGATTTCTCTTATAAGAATTTCATCACACTTTCAACTACCGGTCGCTTTGACAAGTTTTCTACATTCTATCCTGGATATAACACTGGTTTCTATCCATCAGTATCGGCTAGCACTGTGATCAGTGACTATGTGAAGTTGCCTGAGGTGATTTCCTTCCTGAAAGTGAGAGCGTCCTATGCTAATGTTAGAAATGCTTTCACTCAGTCTACTATTGGAGCAGCCTGGAGCGCCAGCGGTGCTGGTAATCCATTGCAATATGGATCAACATATTCTTCTGTCTATGATGGACCGATCTACAATAGCAATACTTACACGATTACCAAGCCATACAACAATACAGGTACAGCCTACTATACTACGGTTCAGGCGAATACCAAACTTCAGCCCAGTTCAAACTCGTCTGTTGAAGGTGGGTTAGATATGAAATTTTTGGAGAACAGGATCAGTTTAGGAGTTACTTACTTCGATGCGATCAAAGGGCCAAGTATTGTTGCGGAGCAGTGGTCAGAAACGTCAGGATTTACAGGTGGGTTAATCAACGGTGTCAAGACTGAAAAGAAAGGCTGGGAGATTGCGTTGAGCGGAACAGCGGTGAAGTCAGGTGATATTACATGGACTACCGCAGTTAACTGGTCCACTTATGTAGAACGCTATAAAGAGTTTTACAATGGGTTGACATCTGTTAACGGAGGATTTCTCAATAACATAGAAGGGCGCAACGCTGATAATCGCATTAGCTACAAAATCGGTGATCGCGTTGACAATCTCTACGGCTTAAAATTCTTCCGTTCGCCTGATGGCCAGATCATACACGACAGCAACGGCCAGATACTTACAGACAATCGCAAAGCTCAATTACTTGGGCACTCCAATCCGGATTGGGTATGGTCATTCATTAATACAGTGTCATACAAGAATTTCTCTCTCAATTTCCAGTTTGATGGCCGTGTAGGCGGAGTTGGAATCGATTACTTGTACAAAAAATTGCTGCAAGGAGGTCGTGATATTTCAACGATCCAGGGAGCCTATGGTGAAGCGCGTCTTGCTGAGTTTAATCAGAATCCTAACAACGACCCCAACAACATTCCTAAGACCTACGTAGGACAAGGGGTGGTGGCATCCGGTCCGCTCGTACTTGACGGTGATGGCCACGCGACAAACCTCAACTCACTGACATACACTCCCAATACTGTTGCTAACTCGTTACAAGATTACATCAATCGGGAAACAGGTTTTGACGAGCGCACATTGATCGATAAGAGTTTTGCAAAATTGCGCCAGGTAACACTCACCTACAATTTGCCTCAGCAGTTCCTGAGGAGGTCAGGTATTCGCCAGGCCAGTGTTTCACTGGTAGGACGTAACCTGCTTTACTTCGCCAGCCGGAAAGACATTGACCTTGATCAATTCATCGGCACCAGTACTTCTTCGCAAGTCTTGCAATCGCCTACACTGCGCAGGTATGGTGTTAATATCAATCTTACATTCTAA
- a CDS encoding DNA-binding response regulator — protein sequence MASILIVEDEPAMQLGLKDNLELENYSVDISGDGDDGLKKIRAGKYDLIILDVMLPKLSGFDVCKSARAAGVTTPIILLTAKGEEIDKIVGLELGADDYITKPFSVRELLARVKAILRRSQSASQNENSKVTIGRLKVDFNSFQSEENGIEVKLSHKEFEILSYLSKNKNKVVSRYDLLENVWQYEEEITTRTVDNFIARLRQKIEVNPNNPKIILTVHGAGYKMIL from the coding sequence ATGGCCAGCATACTGATTGTTGAAGACGAGCCCGCCATGCAATTGGGATTGAAAGACAACCTCGAATTGGAGAACTATTCCGTTGACATCAGCGGAGATGGAGACGATGGTCTCAAAAAAATAAGGGCAGGAAAGTACGACCTGATCATCCTTGATGTGATGCTACCGAAGTTGTCAGGTTTCGATGTCTGCAAGTCCGCACGCGCAGCCGGGGTGACCACACCTATTATCTTGCTAACTGCCAAAGGTGAAGAGATCGACAAGATCGTTGGACTGGAGTTAGGAGCAGATGATTACATCACCAAGCCATTCAGCGTGCGGGAATTATTGGCTCGCGTTAAGGCCATCCTGCGGAGAAGCCAGAGCGCAAGCCAAAACGAAAATTCAAAAGTCACCATCGGGCGATTAAAAGTTGATTTCAATTCCTTTCAGTCAGAAGAAAATGGCATTGAAGTAAAGCTGTCTCACAAAGAATTTGAGATCCTCTCCTACCTGAGCAAGAACAAGAATAAAGTCGTTAGCCGCTACGACTTACTTGAGAATGTCTGGCAATACGAAGAAGAAATCACCACGCGAACGGTTGATAATTTCATTGCAAGACTAAGGCAGAAAATTGAAGTCAACCCCAACAATCCCAAAATCATCCTGACGGTACATGGGGCTGGCTATAAGATGATCCTCTAG